From the genome of Aspergillus fumigatus Af293 chromosome 1, whole genome shotgun sequence, one region includes:
- a CDS encoding sugar porter family MFS transporter, translated as MATAKRPYFGLTGGWLTFWVTVACSIDMMLFGYDQGVFSGVVVTPDFLELHDLVGPTRTKILSTVTAIYDVGCFLGAILAFTLGERLGRKKSILLGTTIMAVGTVLQASSFRLPQMFVGRVILGVGNGVNTATAPIWQTETAQMKWRGKLVILELGLNVGGYCIVNWINYGLSFRGGSIAWRLPIALQLFFICALFATVPWLPESPRWLLAHGRKEEGVEVLSCIEAKPIDDAYIITQHDEIQYSIQYERDNAIRWRDLLRGGKSEGTKTLRRLLLGAGTQAIQQFQGINIMSYYLPLVLINSVGLSNSMARLLTACNAISYFIFSCVIATMVERLGRRGLMLLSGFGQFLSFLVITILLCFAENNKVYGTASVAFFFLYHIAFGVGMLGVPWLYPTEINSLPMRTKGAAVATATNWITNFAIVEITPIGIQNLGWKFWIVWTVLNAVFLPVIYFLYPETANRTLEDVDAYYRTNPPLIVVLDPDAISTKRPLRFTQHEDEELQRKVKEVQIEIPKGDSADVEHAE; from the exons ATGGCAACTGCTAAAAGACCCTACTTCGGCCTCACTGGAGGATGGCTTACCTTTTGGGTCACG GTTGCGTGTTCGATCGACATGATGTTATTCGGGTATGACCAGGGCGTCTTCA GTGGCGTGGTCGTAACCCCCGACTTCCTCGAATTGCACGACTTGGTGGGTCCCACCAGAACCAAAATTCTCTCTACAGTAACGGCCATCTACGATGTTGGCTGCTTTTTGGGTGCCATTCTTGCCTTTACTCTGGGTGAGCGCCTGGGCCGCAAGAAGAGTATTCTCCTGGGAACCACAATCATGGCAGTTGGGACCGTTCTGCaagcttcctccttcagGCTACCCCAGATGTTCGTTGGGAGGGTCATCTTAGG GGTTGGAAACGGCGTCAACACCGCCACTGCACCCATCTGGCAAACCGAAACGGCACAGATGAAATGGAGAGGCAAACTGGTGATCCTAGAACTAGGACTGAACGTTGGTGGGTATTGCATTGTCAATTGGATTAATTACGGCCTCTCTTTCCGTGGGGGCTCCATCGCATGGAGGTTACCCATTGCCTTGCAGctgttcttcatctgcgctTTGTTTGCCACAGTTCCATGGCTCCCTGAGTCTCCCAGATGGCTCCTCGCGCACGGCCGCAAAGAGGAGGGAGTCGAGGTGCTCTCCTGCATTGAAGCCAAGCCGATCGACGACGCCTACATTATCACTCAGCACGATGAGATCCAGTACAGCATCCAATACGAGCGTGATAACGCCATACGCTGGCGCGACCTCCTGCGTGGGGGGAAATCAGAGGGCACCAAAACACTACGCCGGCTTCTGCTGGGAGCTGGAACCCAGGCCATCCAGCAGTTCCAAG GGATCAATATTATGAGCTACTACCTCCCACTGGTGCTTATCAATTCGGTTGGACTCTCCAATTCTATGGCTCGACTCCTGACAGCTTGCAATGCAATCTCATACTTTATCTTCTCCTGCGTGATCGCCACGATGGTAGAAAGATTAGGACGCCGAGGATTGATGCTGCTGTCTGGTTTTGGCCagttcctttccttcctggTCATCACCATTCTTCTTTGTTTCGCTGAGAATAATAAGGTGTACGGCACTGCATCTGtagccttctttttcttataCCATATTGCATTCGGAGTTGGCATGCTGGGAGTGCCATGGCTGTATCCCACCGAGATCAACTCGTTGCCGATGAGAACAAAGGGAGCGGCCGTTGCCACTGCGACGAACTG GATTACCAATTTTGCCATTGTCGAAATCACTCCCATTGGCATTCAGAATCTCGGCTGGAAATTCTGGATCGTATGGACCGTCCTCAATGCAGTATTTTTACCGGTGATTTACTTTTTGTACCCAGAGACCG CGAACCGCACGCTGGAAGATGTGGATGCCTATTACCGGACCAACCCGCCGCTCATTGTCGTTCTTGATCCGGATGCTATCTCCACCAAGCGCCCGCTCAGATTTACCCAGCACGAAGACGAGGAGCTTCAGCggaaggtcaaggaagtgCAGATTGAAATTCCCAAGGGGGACTCCGCTGACGTGGAGCATGCTGAATGA
- a CDS encoding NAD(P)-dependent alcohol dehydrogenase: protein MDVIIRKPQNFAIHTSPSHDLRLVECEIPKLRPDECLVHVRATGICGSDVHFWKHGRIGPMIVTGDNGLGHESAGVVLQIGEAVTRFKPGDRVALECGVPCSKPTCSFCRTGKYHACPDVVFFSTPPHHGTLRRYHAHPEAWLHKIPDNISFEEGSLLEPLSVALAGINRSGLRLADPLVICGAGPIGLITLLAASAAGAEPIVITDIDENRLSKAKELVPRVHPVHVQKQESPQHLGARIVRELGQEAKLVLECTGVESSVHAGIYATRFGGMVFVIGVGKDFQNIPFMHMSAKEIDLRFQYRYHDIYPRAINLVSAGMIDLKPLVSHRYKLEDGLAAFDTASNPAARAIKVQIIDDE from the exons ATGGACGTTATCATAAGAAAGCCTCAAAACTTCGCCATTCACACGAGCCCTTCTCATGACCTTCGCTTGGTGGAGTGCGAGATACCAAAGCTACGGCCAGATGAGTGCTTGGTGCACGTTCGCGCAACCGGTATCTGCGGCTCTGATGTCCACTTCTGGAAGCACGGCCGTATTGGCCCTATGATCGTAACAGGAGACAACGGGCTAGGCCATGAGAGTGCCGGGGTTGTCCTACAGATCGGAGAAGCTGTCACTCGATTCAAGCCTG GTGACCGAGTGGCTTTGGAATGTGGTGTCCCATGCTCTAAACCAACATGCTCTTTCTGCCGCACCGGTAAATATCATGCTTGTCCAGATGTTGTCTTTTTCTCTACGCCTCCCCATCACGGTACGCTGCGGCGGTATCATGCCCATCCAGAGGCATGGTTGCACAAGATTCCGGACAACATTTCTTTCGAGGAAGGTTCACTGCTCGAGCCTCTCTCTGTCGCTTTGGCTGGTATCAATCGGTCCGGCCTCCGTCTGGCGGATCCTCTAGTCATCTGCGGTGCTGGGCCCATCGGTCTCATCACGTTGTTAGCTGCCAGCGCGGCAGGGGCTGAGCCCATTGTCATCACAGATATTGACGAGAACCGCCTTTCTAAGGCCAAAGAGCTCGTGCCTCGAGTACATCCAGTTCATgtgcagaagcaggagagCCCTCAACACCTTGGAGCACGTATTGTCAGAGAGCTCGGCCAAGAGGCAAAATTGGTCCTCGAGTGTACAGGCGTTGAAAGTAGTGTACACGCTGGCATATAT GCAACTCGCTTTGGAGGAATGGTATTTGTCATTGGGGTTGGCAAGGACTTCCAAAATATCCCTTTCATGCATATGTCGGCAAAGGAAATCGACCTTCGATTCCAGTATCGTTACCACGACATTTATCCCAGGGCGATTAATCTCGTCAGTGCTGGAATGATCGACTTGAAACCTTTGGTGTCTCATCGGTACAAGCTCGAAGATGGTCTTGCTGCGTTCGACACCGCTAGCAACCCAGCTGCAAGGGCCATCAAGGTGCAGATCATTGACGACGAATAG
- a CDS encoding NAD(P)-dependent oxidoreductase, which yields MASKSNTILVLGATGPAGICLLRELISSSYHVVVYARNPAKIPNDIASQGLLTVTKGEMNDHESLEKTMSPCSAVLSLLGPSIDHKDIDPSIYAGYYRDAVFPAMRKLGIRRIIAMGTISISHRDDHFTIFQPMVHVFMRFFAKAIYSNMQNVAATFQKAGQGLDWTVFRIARIVGECDELSWRSDGDACQVYAGRVGGKGWTTSITRAELARWIVCNIESSEWPRRESIATGTCDCLRPRN from the exons ATGGCATCTAAATCTAACACCATACTTGTCCTTGGTGCCACTGGCCCAGCTGGAATATGCCTCCTAAGAGAGCTCATCTCATCAAGTTACCATGTCGTTGTCTACGCGCGGAATCCCGCCAAAATACCAAACGATATAGCTTCACAAGGGCTTCTCACT GTTACGAAGGGCGAAATGAACGACCATGAATCCCTAGagaagactatgtctcccTGCTCTGCCGTGCTATCCCTCCTTGGACCGAGCATCGACCATAAGGATATTGATCCATCCATCTATGCCGGCTACTACAGAGACGCCGTATTCCCAGCAATGCGGAAGCTTGGAATTCGAAGAATCATTGCCATGGGCACCATTTCTATCTCCCACCGGGACGACCACTTCACCATTTTCCAGCCAATGGTGCATGTGTTCAtgcgcttcttcgccaaAGCAATATACAGCAATATGCAAAATGTGGCCGCTACATTTCAAAAAGCAGGTCAGGGCCTGGACTGGACCGTATTTCGCATCGCTCGAATTGTAGGTGAGTGTGACGAGTTGAGCTGGAGGAGCGATGGAGACGCTTGCCAAGTGTATGCTGGAAGGGTGGGAGGGAAAGGATGGACCACCTCGATTACACGAGCAGAGTTGGCGAGATGGATAGTGTGCAATATTGAGTCCAGCGAATG GCCAAGGCGAGAGAGTATTGCAACTGGAACTTGTGATTGTCTCCGACCGAGAAACTGA
- a CDS encoding putative C6 transcription factor, with the protein MLCTLSAIWTLQTAFNEKTVILGLQLPVDLPFSLSRLLFEQGIRLNLNSRFGAPWRPRRIAQRGLGRHHHSKHSPPRICLQFALSLRKTSIGSVAYLEFDSMGESCKAPQIIRKSFACDECKRRKIRCTGGDNCTNCVRDAKPCRYSSPSQKLLSLQRRLQESEQLRKDMEKAWSIHLPGVDLQAAVCAVREGVSDSHVPNDPDVVGHNNHNPNRKMSIGPDHQTEQPPTNFTEHSNAEDYEFDESQDFDNSIDGMGFLTADPHKAGYTGPQSGIAALKFLQALPLHLPLDHMRTPSCLDGDESLEVSAQAAETVSRYIDDYFSLYHPAYPILHEGTFRARVSGALAKPRDGSWPLLYNTVAAIGAFVGGTKATNCDIPLYKEACKHLTMDVLEKGSLSYVQAIVLMANYLQKRNKPNAGFILIGIGWSMALAIGLHREFGMPNTSPFIMEIRRRVWWTLYTFVSSSQLTLGRPPVSLVGVNIRPPANLDDLDLAVDMEQLPPCKTGPTITSALIAQAKLAKIANAVQVELLTHHRPAYEKAVKLEKNIKIWWKDLPPYFDPSVYLEPHLELPKRILLWRSFHLRIVLNRPFLFEAIATKSLIKTSAGPVKSCLDAADECVASICGFVNSTRDIKRGFAWYATYWLITASFVQATCFIYSPTHSLASTWRSSIQLSIDCLEKLGSSHEMATRARNILQKLLEHGHVDYNHGLDFGLTQNVSPDPVPAVPRPLHPPWAAPTSAAEGHEIYSHLAAGLGDIVAWYPQGTSNAELLDAAGGFMIQNFFAGTDENSLAG; encoded by the exons ATGCTGTGTACACTCAGTGCAATATGGACGTTACAAACGGCATTCAACGAAAAGACTGTAATCCTCGGGTTACAACTGCCAGTAGACCTGCCTTTTAGCCTTTCGCGCCTATTGTTTGAGCAGGGGATTAGATTGAACCTAAACTCAAGGTTTGGAGCACCATGGCGACCAAGAAGAATTGCCCAAAGAGGGCTAGGTCGCCATCACCATTCCAAGCATTCGCCACCCCGCATCTGCCTTCAATTTGCGTTATCCTTGCGGAAGACCTCAATTGGCAGTGTTGCATATCTGGAGTTCGACAGCATGGGCGAGTCTTGCAAAGCCCCTCAGATTATCCGTAAGTCTTTTGCCTGCGATGAGTGCAAACGTCGCAAGATACGTTGTACTGGTGGGGATAACTGTACAAACTGTGTGCGTGATGCCAAGCCGTGCCGGTACTCATCCCCATCACAAAAATTGTTGTCGCTCCAGAG ACGCCTTCAAGAAAGCGAGCAGCTTCGCAAGGATATGGAGAAGGCGTGGAGTATCCATCTCCCCGGAGTAGATCTACAAGCAGCAGTCTGCGCTGTGCGGGAAGGCGTATCAGATAGCCATGTTCCTAATGACCCGGATGTCGTCGGTCACAACAATCATAATCCGAATCGTAAGATGAGCATCGGGCCAGATCATCAGACAGAGCAACCCCCCACAAACTTCACGGAGCACAGTAATGCAGAGGACTATGAATTCGACGAATCTCAAGATTTCGACAATTCAATCGATGGCATGGGCTTTCTGACCGCGGACCCCCATAAAGCAGGCTATACGGGCCCACAGTCTGGCATAGCAGCCTTGAAGTTCCTCCAGGCACTTCCGTTGCATCTGCCCCTCGATCATATGCGCACACCGTCATGTCTAGATGGAGACGAATCCTTGGAGGTATCAGCGCAGGCTGCAGAGACTGTTTCCCGTTATATTGACGATTACTTTTCACTATACCACCCGGCGTATCCAATTCTCCACGAAGGGACGTTCCGTGCTCGCGTCTCAG GAGCACTCGCAAAGCCGCGCGATGGCTCTTGGCCCTTACTGTACAACACTGTCGCTGCGATAGGTGCATTTGTCGGTGGAACAAAAGCGACCAACTGCGACATTCCGCTATACAAAGAAGCCTGCAAACACCTTACGATGGATGTCCTTGAGAAGGGATCCCTGAGTTATGTGCAGGCCATAGTCCTGATGGCCAACTATCTGCAAAAGCGGAATAAACCAAATGCTGGCTTCATTCTCATTGGTATTGGGTGGAGCATGGCGCTTGCGATAGGCTTGCATCGAGAATTCGGTATGCCAAACACGTCTCCCTTTATCATGGAGATTCGCCGACGTGTCTGGTGGACGTTGTACACCTTCGTTTCAAGTTCGCAATTAACTTTGGGGCGACCTCCCGTCTCCCTGGTCGGGGTCAATATTCGTCCCCCAGCAAATCTTGACGATCTGGATCTCGCTGTTGATATGGAGCAGTTGCCCCCATGTAAAACCGGACCAACCATCACATCCGCGCTTATTGCCCAGGCAAAACTGGCCAAAATCGCCAACGCCGTCCAGGTGGAGCTCCTCACCCATCACCGCCCTGCATACGAGAAGGCTGtgaagctggaaaagaacaTTAAGATCTGGTGGAAGGACTTGCCCCCGTATTTCGATCCAAGTGTCTACTTGGAGCCGCACCTGGAACTGCCGAAGCGCATCCTTTTGTGGCGATCATTTCATCTGCGCATCGTCCTGAACCGcccctttctttttgaagccatAGCGACGAAGTCCTTGATCAAAACATCGGCCGGTCCCGTCAAATCATGTCTCGACGCAGCAGATGAATGCGTTGCTTCCATCTGCGGGTTCGTGAATTCTACACGTGATATCAAAAGGGGCTTTGCATGGTATGCCACATACTGGTTAATCACCGCCAGCTTTGTGCAGGCGACTTGCTTCATATATAGTCCCACACATTCCTTGGCTTCGACCTGGAGGAGCTCCATCCAGCTCAGTATTGACTGCCTTGAGAAGCTCGGCTCCTCGCATGAAATGGCCACTCGGGCCCGAAACATCCTCCAGAAACTACTTG AACATGGTCATGTAGATTATAACCACGGTCTTGATTTTGGTCTGACCCAAAATGTCAGCCCTGATCCAGTACCGGCCGTGCCTCGCCCATTGCATCCACCATGGGCTGCTCCGACGTCTGCAGCTGAAGGCCATGAAATTTATAGTCACCTTGCGGCAGGGCTAGGGGATATTGTTGCCTGGTATCCTCAGGGCACCTCTAACGCAGAGCTTCTTGATGCAGCAGGCGGCTTTATGATCCAAAATTTCTTTGCGGGTACGGATGAGAATTCATTGGCTGGGTAA
- a CDS encoding NAD(P)-dependent alcohol dehydrogenase, whose translation MAFTETLVRPKSVPVNELPDQTSFQNVNHAFILSPGGTFCYKERPTPKIESERDVIVRVVATGLCGSDVHYWQHGRIGRYAVNRPIVLGHESSGVIVACGSNVDGLKVGDRVALEPGISCNTCKYCRSGHYNLCKSMVFAATPPYDGTLSTFYKVPAECCYKLPVHISLRDGALVEPLSVAVHACRLAGDMQNKSVVVFGAGPVGLLCCSVASAFGAAKVVAVDVVKTRLATATKYGATHRYEMDAEKKNAEELSATAALEDGADIILDATGAEPCLNCGLDILRSGGTFVQVGLGNPTLMFPVGQVCDKEVVFKGSFRYGPGDYALAIGLLESRRVQLDGMVTHEFSFWKAQEAFQNVVHRQGIKCIIYGPGIDEEWARIAD comes from the exons ATGGCTTTCACTGAGACTTTGGTGAGACCCAAGAGCGTTCCAGTGAATGAACTGCCTGACCAGACTTCTTTCCAGAACGTCAATCACGCTTTCATCCTCTCCCCCGGAGGAACGTTCTGTTACAAAGAACGACCCACACCCAAGATCGAGTCAGAGCGGGATGTGATAGTGAGGGTGGTTGCAACGGGACTCTGCGGCTCAGAT GTCCACTACTGGCAACATGGAAGAATAGGACGATACGCAGTCAATAGACCAATCGTCTTGGGCCACGAGTCTTCTGGTGTGATTGTCGCCTGCGGTAGCAACGTTGACGGGCTCAAGGTGGGCGACCGTGTTGCCCTTGAGCCCGGCATATCCTGCAACACCTGCAAGTACTGCCGTAGTGGTCATTACAATCTTTGCAAATCCATGGTCTTCGCGGCCACTCCCCCTTACGACGGAACACTGTCTACCTTCTATAAAGTCCCGGCCGAGTGCTGCTACAAGCTGCCAGTGCATATCTCCCTGAGAGATGGTGCGCTGGTGGAGCCCCTTAGTGTCGCGGTTCATGCCTGCCGCTTGGCTGGGGACATGCAGAACAAGAGCGTTGTGGTCTTCGGTGCCGGTCCAGTTGGGTTGCTTTGTTGCTCTGTTGCGTCTGCGTTTGGAGCAGCAAAGGTGGTGGCGGTCGATGTTGTGAAAACTCGACTGGCCACTGCAACCAAATACGGTGCCACTCACCGGTACGAGATGGAcgctgagaagaaaaatgcCGAGGAACTATCGGCAACCGCAGCCCTAGAAGATGGGGCCGATATTATTCTCGACGCCACAGGGGCCGAGCCATGCTTGAATTGCGGTCTCGATATTCTTCGCTCGGGAGGCACATTCGTCCAGGTGGGTCTCGGAAACCCGACTTTGATGTTTCCCGTGGGCCAGGTTTGTGATAAAGAGGTTGTATTCAAGGGGAGTTTCCGGTATGGCCCTGGAGACTACGCCTTGGCCATTGGGCTGTTGGAATCCCGAAGAGTTCAGCTGGATGGCATGGTGACCCATGAGTTTTCCTTTTGGAAGGCTCAAGAGGCATTCCAAAATGTTGTCCATCGACAGGGTATCAAGTGCATCATTTATGGCCCGGGGATTGACGAGGAATGGGCTCGAATAGCGGACTGA
- a CDS encoding SDR family NAD(P)-dependent oxidoreductase yields the protein MTRKTTMSLQGKVAIVTGGARGIGAGIVRSLSKEGAKVSFNYVSASSKAAADALVQELRNENKEALAIQADMTDIDAPSRIVQATLAEFKTEQIDILVNNAGAGDNRPLEEVTVDVYQNLMDVNVRAVIFMTKAILSYIPRNGRIINLSSISARGGYATQSVYAATKAAVEGLTRVWATELGHKYGVTVNAINPGPVNTDMYRAAGPVHLARMEEQNKKVPAGQRCGTVDDIADIVTFLAQERSRWVTGDVICANGGMLYI from the exons ATGACCAGAAAAACCACTATGTCGCTCCAAGGGAAAGTCGCTATTGTCACCGGGGGGGCCCGAGGCATTGGAGCAGGAATAGTTCGCAGTCTGAGCAAGGAAGGGGCAAAG GTCTCCTTCAATTATGTCTCTGCATCATCAAAGGCAGCCGCAGATGCTCTCGTCCAGGAACTTCGCAATGAAAACAAAGAGGCCCTCGCCATCCAAGCAGATATGACTGATATAGATGCCCCTAGTCGTATTGTCCAGGCGACTCTGGCCGAATTCAAAACAGAACAAATTGATATCCTGGTCAACAACGCCGGAGCGGGGGACAACCGGccgctggaggaggtgaCGGTCGATGTCTATCAAAATCTGATGGATGTGAATGTCCGCGCGGTGATTTTCATGACGAAAGCCATTCTTTCGTATATTCCTCGTAATGGCCGCATTATTAACCTGTCCTCCATCTCGGCTCGGGGTGGGTATGCCACACAGTCGGTCTACGCGGCCACCAAAGCGGCTGTTGAGGGCCTCACTCGAGTCTGGGCTACCGAGCTGGGGCACAAGTACGGGGTCACGGTGAATGCTATCAATCCAGGACCGGTGAACACGGACATGTACAGAGCAGCAGGGCCAGTGCACCTGGCGCGCATGGAGGAGCAGAATAAAAAGGTTCCTGCTGGGCAGCGATGTGGCACGGTTGATGATATTGCAGATATTGTGACTTTTCTTGCGCAGGAGAGATCTAGATGGGTAACAGGAGACGTAATTTGTGCGAATGGGGGCATGTTATATATCTGA